One genomic segment of Paraburkholderia caffeinilytica includes these proteins:
- a CDS encoding hydantoinase/carbamoylase family amidase → MMTSGSVPTRPTSGGVLARRVLSQLRQATLTPPGVTRASYGAGEHYAHDLVRQEAEALGAIAQVDAAGNLYLTLPGRNRSLPRIVMGSHLDTVPHGGNYDGAAGVVAGIAVMADLVEQGAVPSRDLVVMAIRAEEAAWFPLSYPGSQAALGLLHPTALQARRSDTGKTLAEHMELAGFDPEAVRRGTTLINARDIAAFVEVHIEQGPRLLALDAPIAIVSAIAGGFRYVDARCFGAYAHSGAEPRFSRRDSVLGFTDLVQGLETEWDLLERDGLEATITFGRVESDRTQHGGSRVLGELGFTLDVRSEEQAVLDHLHQRIHTLQADIAAKRNVRFEMGQKSVWSPARMDAGVIQRLEASAAQLQMQPHRMPSGAGHDAAAFAAAGIPGAMVFVRNEHGSHNPHESMRPEDLDQAIHLLVNFVTSFDER, encoded by the coding sequence ATGATGACATCAGGTAGTGTCCCGACCCGGCCAACCAGCGGTGGAGTCCTCGCACGCCGGGTTTTGTCGCAACTCAGGCAGGCAACCTTGACACCGCCCGGCGTGACGCGTGCTTCATATGGCGCTGGCGAACATTACGCGCACGATCTGGTGCGCCAGGAAGCCGAGGCGCTAGGCGCGATTGCGCAGGTCGATGCAGCAGGTAACCTCTACCTCACGTTGCCGGGCCGCAATCGATCCCTGCCACGGATCGTGATGGGCTCCCATCTGGATACTGTGCCGCACGGTGGAAACTACGACGGTGCCGCCGGCGTTGTCGCGGGCATTGCGGTCATGGCCGATCTCGTCGAGCAGGGTGCAGTGCCTTCGCGGGACCTTGTCGTCATGGCAATCAGAGCCGAGGAAGCTGCATGGTTTCCGCTGTCCTATCCGGGCAGTCAGGCCGCACTTGGCTTGCTGCATCCGACAGCGCTGCAAGCGCGAAGATCGGACACGGGGAAAACGCTGGCCGAACACATGGAGCTGGCGGGGTTCGATCCTGAAGCGGTGCGTCGGGGCACTACCCTGATCAATGCCAGAGATATCGCCGCTTTCGTTGAAGTACATATCGAACAAGGGCCGCGTTTGCTAGCCCTCGACGCGCCGATCGCTATCGTATCGGCAATTGCAGGCGGGTTTCGTTACGTCGACGCGCGCTGTTTTGGCGCCTACGCGCATTCCGGCGCCGAGCCCCGATTTTCGCGGCGCGATAGCGTGCTGGGCTTCACTGATCTGGTTCAGGGCCTCGAGACGGAGTGGGACTTGCTTGAGCGGGACGGACTGGAGGCGACCATCACTTTCGGACGGGTCGAATCGGATCGGACTCAGCATGGGGGCAGCCGGGTCTTGGGGGAGTTGGGCTTTACGCTCGACGTCCGTAGTGAAGAGCAGGCGGTGCTTGATCATCTCCACCAGCGAATACATACGCTTCAGGCAGACATCGCTGCAAAGCGTAACGTTCGGTTCGAGATGGGACAGAAGTCCGTATGGTCGCCCGCGCGCATGGATGCCGGAGTGATCCAGCGGCTCGAAGCCTCGGCTGCCCAGCTTCAGATGCAACCCCATCGCATGCCAAGTGGGGCAGGCCACGATGCCGCCGCTTTCGCGGCCGCGGGTATCCCGGGCGCGATGGTTTTCGTTCGCAACGAGCATGGCAGTCACAACCCTCACGAAAGCATGCGACCCGAGGATCTGGATCAGGCCATCCACCTGCTCGTGAATTTTGTCACGTCCTTTGACGAACGTTGA
- a CDS encoding nitrilase-related carbon-nitrogen hydrolase produces the protein MTRYLTLAACQTGPVQRSTSRVEAVDRLIHLLEQAAARGAELAVFPEMALTTFFPRWNLNDDAEIAGYYESQFPGPQTQLLCDAARKLKTGFALGYSESVEEGGRVRRFNTMALVGQDGELIGRYRKMHIPGSESPEEGTTVHLERRYFEPGNLGFPVFAYRGVRVGLALCNDRRWPETWRMLCLNGAQVVLVGYNTPVLLDEAPALAHLRMFHNHLPMQAGAYQNTVWIAASAKAGLEEGQALLGGSCIIAPSGEIASLASSVGDEVITHRADLDLIATCQRVNFDFARYRRPSEYALISERAGPLE, from the coding sequence GTGACTCGATATCTGACGCTGGCGGCCTGCCAGACCGGCCCCGTTCAACGGAGTACATCCCGGGTGGAAGCCGTTGATCGGCTTATCCACCTCCTGGAGCAGGCGGCGGCGCGCGGCGCCGAACTGGCTGTCTTTCCGGAGATGGCGCTGACGACGTTCTTTCCGCGCTGGAATCTGAACGATGATGCGGAAATCGCGGGCTATTACGAATCGCAATTTCCGGGGCCGCAGACTCAATTGCTATGCGATGCCGCACGCAAGCTGAAAACTGGTTTCGCGCTCGGTTACTCGGAGAGCGTGGAGGAGGGCGGCCGTGTGCGGCGCTTCAACACGATGGCGCTGGTCGGCCAGGATGGCGAGTTGATTGGCCGTTATCGGAAGATGCACATTCCTGGCTCTGAGTCTCCGGAGGAAGGCACGACGGTTCATCTGGAGAGGCGCTATTTCGAACCGGGCAACCTGGGCTTTCCGGTTTTTGCGTATCGCGGGGTTCGGGTTGGACTCGCACTTTGCAACGACCGCAGGTGGCCGGAAACCTGGCGAATGCTCTGCCTTAACGGGGCGCAGGTGGTCCTTGTTGGTTACAACACACCTGTGCTGCTTGACGAAGCGCCGGCGCTAGCTCATCTGCGCATGTTCCACAATCATTTGCCGATGCAGGCAGGGGCTTACCAGAATACCGTGTGGATTGCAGCCTCGGCCAAAGCGGGCCTCGAGGAAGGGCAGGCGTTGCTTGGCGGCTCGTGCATCATCGCGCCGAGCGGCGAGATTGCGTCACTGGCGAGCTCAGTAGGTGATGAGGTAATCACCCATCGTGCTGACCTGGACCTGATCGCCACCTGTCAACGTGTCAACTTCGACTTCGCTCGCTATAGGCGCCCCAGTGAATACGCACTGATATCCGAACGTGCAGGCCCCCTGGAGTGA
- a CDS encoding cysteine hydrolase family protein produces MDIKTSAILVIDLQNEYRSEGAYPVSDYEDILANAAAIIAAARHGAVPIIHVQAWVEESERSHYSLLNEALADNLRSAVAGSAGADICSEVSPERDEIVIRKRWPSAFQDTALHARLNALGVKEIFALGVWTDSCVRATVFDAIYKGYRVWLVKDACGSATETMHRAGILDMANRLYGGGVLRSEEAVKALRGEPHHSWHCSRPIEFPYTLSSLNRLYCDL; encoded by the coding sequence ATGGATATAAAGACGTCAGCAATTCTGGTCATCGATCTTCAGAACGAATATCGCAGCGAGGGTGCTTATCCTGTTTCGGATTATGAAGATATTCTTGCTAATGCTGCGGCGATCATCGCTGCTGCACGCCATGGCGCCGTACCCATCATTCATGTTCAGGCCTGGGTCGAGGAAAGCGAGCGCAGTCACTATTCGCTTCTCAATGAGGCACTGGCAGACAACTTAAGGTCCGCGGTCGCGGGCAGTGCCGGTGCCGATATCTGTTCCGAGGTTAGCCCCGAAAGAGATGAGATTGTAATCCGCAAGCGCTGGCCGAGTGCTTTTCAGGATACTGCACTGCACGCTCGCCTGAACGCGCTTGGCGTTAAGGAAATCTTCGCTCTCGGCGTCTGGACTGACAGTTGCGTGAGGGCAACCGTTTTCGATGCTATCTACAAGGGATACCGCGTCTGGTTGGTAAAAGATGCATGTGGTAGCGCTACGGAGACCATGCACCGCGCTGGCATTCTGGATATGGCTAACCGGCTTTATGGGGGCGGCGTGCTACGAAGCGAAGAGGCCGTCAAAGCCTTACGAGGCGAGCCTCATCACTCCTGGCACTGTTCAAGGCCTATAGAGTTTCCCTACACGCTCTCCTCATTGAACCGGCTTTACTGCGACTTGTGA
- a CDS encoding LysR family transcriptional regulator, producing MNLDAVRSFLDVAETGSFSLAAARVNVMQSTVSGRIQSLEDELGGLLFSRGRSGAELTPAGQEFRAYAEKIVQTWDQARQQVALPPGYSGIFRFGGPVALQDRLSVAWVLWMKEHAPGIALQLEGGYSDVLTENLSSGILDAAVMYLPRRRSGLVIEELLQENLVLVQHPELSGSWHEHFVFVDWGHDFRASYSQAFPGAPAPALSVGLGALGLQYVLALKGAAYLPLGLVAPLLADGRLSEVPDAPVFRRPIYLVYPSRSRSPELLEVALSGLRHLATIVDLPKLASIY from the coding sequence ATGAACCTCGATGCTGTTCGCAGTTTTCTCGACGTAGCCGAAACCGGCAGTTTCAGCTTGGCGGCGGCGCGCGTAAACGTCATGCAGTCCACTGTCTCGGGTCGCATCCAGTCCCTGGAGGACGAGCTCGGCGGTCTCCTGTTTAGTCGCGGCAGAAGTGGTGCTGAACTCACTCCTGCCGGTCAGGAATTTCGCGCTTACGCTGAAAAAATTGTGCAGACGTGGGATCAGGCTCGTCAGCAGGTAGCACTTCCGCCCGGGTATTCGGGCATCTTCCGTTTTGGTGGTCCCGTTGCGCTCCAGGATCGGCTCAGTGTTGCCTGGGTGTTGTGGATGAAAGAACATGCCCCAGGAATCGCGCTTCAGCTAGAGGGTGGCTACTCGGACGTTCTGACTGAAAATCTTTCTTCAGGGATTCTGGACGCTGCGGTCATGTATTTGCCGCGGCGGCGCTCGGGGCTGGTCATTGAAGAACTGCTGCAAGAAAATCTGGTGCTGGTACAGCACCCGGAGCTTTCGGGGTCATGGCATGAACACTTTGTTTTTGTAGATTGGGGACACGATTTCCGGGCCAGCTACAGTCAGGCATTTCCGGGCGCTCCTGCGCCAGCGCTTTCAGTGGGACTGGGCGCACTTGGCCTGCAGTACGTGCTTGCGTTAAAGGGAGCCGCTTATCTTCCCTTGGGTTTGGTTGCGCCGCTTCTTGCCGACGGACGGTTGAGCGAAGTCCCCGACGCCCCTGTCTTCCGCCGGCCCATCTACCTGGTCTATCCGTCGCGGAGCCGCAGTCCGGAACTCCTGGAAGTCGCTCTTTCAGGGCTTCGTCATCTGGCGACGATAGTCGATTTGCCCAAACTCGCTTCGATTTACTAA
- a CDS encoding ABC transporter ATP-binding protein: MDTTYASGAVPVLECRNVSISYMTRAGEVPAVIDFNLRLMPGEAHGLVGESGCGKSTIALAIMRYLGKNGRVVGGQILFNGRDLLTMSAAELRRIRGAQIAMIYQEPMASLNPSMVVGEQLAEVPVFHDGVGRAEAWSRAHAMLERVRLADCSRIMSSYPHQLSGGQQQRIVIAMALLSSPKLLLLDEPTTALDVTVEAGIVDLIRDLSAQFGMSMLYISHNLGLVLDTCERMTVMYSGEAVEVGPVQTVFDGTRHPYTKGLFSSIPVPGADKNSRPLVPIRGQLPAPHDRPPGCNFGPRCDFFVSGQCDAAPVPMVPIVNHHASRCIRVNEIGWNDMTSAGAERNRAPLGEVVLQVNDLNKRYGNIRANQGLSFDARHSETVAIVGESGCGKSTFARIAMGLERATSGSVKLGQMELGNLPVTRRKSDTVRKLQMIFQNPFDTLNPSHTVGFQIARVIRKFGVEKDEAKVRQRVLELLDIVKLPREFAERLPRQLSGGQKQRIGIARAFAGNPSVVVADEPVSALDVSVQAAVTELLMDIQRQQGTTILFISHDLSVVRYLADRVVVMYLGKVMEQGSTNDVFSPPYHPYTEALLASVPIADLRAKKRKVSLNGEMPSPSEPPQGCPFSTRCSYMIAGTCDRIEPPTQDFESGHQIACHLPREQLLAMEPVITFDEALAPDRALLNMREHAVDPQPSH; encoded by the coding sequence ATGGACACGACATATGCCTCAGGCGCCGTACCCGTTCTCGAATGCAGGAACGTATCAATCTCCTACATGACCAGGGCGGGCGAAGTTCCCGCGGTGATTGATTTCAACCTTCGCTTGATGCCAGGCGAGGCGCATGGGCTCGTGGGCGAATCCGGTTGCGGCAAGTCGACCATAGCGCTTGCCATCATGCGCTATCTCGGCAAGAACGGGCGTGTGGTCGGAGGTCAGATCCTGTTCAACGGGCGCGACCTGCTGACCATGAGTGCGGCTGAATTGCGACGGATTCGCGGCGCCCAGATCGCTATGATCTATCAGGAGCCGATGGCCTCTCTCAATCCTTCGATGGTAGTGGGGGAGCAGCTTGCAGAAGTCCCCGTATTTCACGACGGTGTCGGACGTGCCGAAGCGTGGTCAAGGGCGCATGCGATGCTCGAGCGGGTGCGTCTTGCGGACTGCTCGCGCATCATGAGCTCGTACCCGCATCAGCTTTCAGGAGGCCAGCAGCAACGTATTGTCATTGCGATGGCATTGCTTTCCAGTCCAAAGCTGCTGCTGCTCGACGAACCCACGACGGCGCTGGATGTGACCGTGGAAGCCGGTATCGTCGACCTGATCCGGGATCTTTCGGCCCAGTTCGGCATGTCAATGCTGTATATCTCGCACAATCTGGGACTGGTACTGGATACCTGCGAACGTATGACAGTGATGTATTCGGGTGAGGCTGTGGAGGTCGGTCCGGTTCAAACTGTGTTCGACGGCACGCGGCATCCTTATACAAAGGGCCTGTTTTCCTCCATCCCGGTTCCCGGTGCGGACAAGAACAGCCGGCCGCTTGTCCCGATACGCGGGCAATTACCCGCGCCTCATGACCGGCCGCCCGGCTGCAATTTTGGACCGCGCTGCGATTTCTTCGTCTCCGGACAGTGCGATGCGGCGCCTGTTCCCATGGTTCCCATCGTCAATCATCATGCCTCCCGGTGTATCAGGGTGAACGAAATCGGCTGGAACGACATGACGTCTGCGGGTGCGGAGCGAAACCGGGCGCCGCTCGGAGAGGTTGTCCTGCAGGTCAATGATCTGAACAAGCGATACGGAAATATTCGCGCAAACCAGGGCCTGAGCTTCGATGCCCGTCATTCGGAAACGGTCGCCATAGTCGGCGAATCGGGCTGCGGAAAATCAACCTTTGCCCGCATCGCAATGGGACTTGAACGCGCAACGTCAGGTTCCGTCAAGCTGGGGCAGATGGAACTCGGCAACCTGCCCGTCACTCGCCGCAAGAGCGATACGGTCAGAAAGCTGCAGATGATCTTCCAGAATCCGTTCGACACTCTCAACCCAAGTCACACCGTAGGGTTTCAGATCGCCCGCGTGATCCGAAAATTTGGCGTCGAGAAGGACGAAGCGAAGGTTCGGCAACGGGTTCTTGAACTGCTGGATATCGTCAAACTGCCCCGGGAATTCGCCGAACGATTGCCACGCCAGCTCTCGGGTGGGCAGAAGCAGCGTATCGGCATTGCCCGCGCGTTTGCGGGAAATCCATCCGTGGTCGTCGCTGACGAACCAGTCTCGGCTCTCGATGTATCGGTGCAGGCAGCGGTGACCGAGCTTCTGATGGATATCCAGCGGCAACAGGGCACCACGATTCTCTTCATCAGTCACGATCTTTCCGTGGTGCGATATTTGGCTGATCGAGTCGTGGTGATGTATCTCGGGAAGGTGATGGAACAGGGGAGCACCAATGATGTCTTTTCGCCGCCCTATCACCCGTACACCGAAGCGCTTCTCGCCTCGGTGCCGATCGCCGACCTTCGCGCAAAAAAGCGCAAGGTGTCGCTAAACGGCGAGATGCCGTCGCCCAGCGAGCCGCCCCAGGGGTGTCCGTTTTCGACGCGCTGTTCGTACATGATTGCCGGGACCTGTGATCGGATCGAGCCGCCCACTCAGGATTTTGAATCCGGCCATCAGATTGCCTGTCATCTGCCACGCGAACAGTTGCTTGCAATGGAGCCCGTCATCACCTTTGACGAGGCGCTCGCACCCGATCGCGCCTTGTTGAACATGCGTGAACACGCGGTCGATCCACAACCAAGTCACTAA
- a CDS encoding N-acyl-D-amino-acid deacylase family protein, with product MKYDFLLRNATLISGDGSPRFSGDLAIDGDRIAAIGDLSLATGSHEIDLQGKVVAPGFIDVHTHDDAALLAEDGMVPKISQGVTTVITGNCGISLAPVTFRASPPPPFTLLGGNENFRFGRFGDYVAELRRLGTVTNAALLVGHTTLRQQTMPVTNRAANDEEVQQMQVELERAMTEGAFGMSTGLDYPPAIASSTEEVKALADTAARLGGPYVTHTRNYFEKLEEAIEEAIDIAGHAGGKLVISHHQVTGRANFGKSKPTLERIDKARESLDIGLDVYPYSASSTVLRLERCDTGLRILITWSEPHPEMANRELSDIAREWACTERAAAERLLPAGAVYFQLDEADVRHILSHPRTMVGSDGLPHDKHPHPRLWGTFPRVLGHYARDENLFSFEEAVFRMTGLPAQEFGFVDRGLLMPGNFADIVVFDPETVLDRATFEHPQQPAAGIDQVFVNGVVVWQDGASTGARPGSVLRPKPIVQNHSSIVSGHGANCPGCNRGALGYSDEKYAT from the coding sequence ATGAAATACGACTTCCTGCTTCGCAACGCGACCCTTATAAGCGGTGACGGTTCGCCGCGCTTTTCCGGTGACTTAGCGATCGACGGAGACAGGATTGCCGCAATCGGTGATTTGTCGCTGGCCACGGGAAGCCACGAAATCGACCTTCAAGGCAAAGTCGTGGCGCCTGGCTTTATCGATGTCCATACTCATGATGACGCGGCGCTCCTTGCTGAAGACGGCATGGTTCCCAAGATCAGCCAGGGAGTCACCACGGTCATCACTGGCAATTGCGGCATCAGCCTCGCGCCAGTCACATTCCGAGCATCCCCGCCGCCTCCGTTCACCCTGCTGGGTGGAAATGAAAACTTCCGCTTTGGACGATTCGGTGATTACGTTGCCGAGTTGCGTCGACTAGGTACAGTTACCAATGCCGCGCTGCTGGTGGGCCATACGACGTTGCGGCAGCAGACGATGCCTGTGACCAACCGGGCCGCCAACGATGAAGAAGTGCAGCAGATGCAGGTCGAGTTGGAGCGCGCTATGACCGAGGGCGCGTTTGGCATGAGTACCGGGCTCGACTACCCGCCTGCAATCGCTTCGTCGACAGAAGAGGTCAAAGCGCTTGCTGATACGGCGGCGCGATTGGGTGGCCCTTACGTCACGCACACGCGGAATTATTTCGAGAAGCTGGAAGAGGCCATTGAAGAGGCCATTGACATTGCTGGGCATGCCGGCGGGAAGCTCGTCATTTCTCATCATCAGGTCACCGGCCGCGCCAATTTCGGCAAGAGCAAGCCGACGCTTGAGCGTATTGACAAGGCGCGGGAAAGTCTTGATATCGGCCTCGATGTTTATCCCTACTCTGCCAGTTCAACCGTCCTACGACTGGAGCGCTGCGATACGGGATTGCGCATTTTGATCACCTGGTCGGAGCCTCATCCGGAAATGGCCAACCGGGAATTGAGCGACATCGCTCGTGAGTGGGCGTGCACGGAACGGGCCGCGGCCGAACGCCTCTTGCCAGCGGGCGCGGTCTATTTTCAACTGGACGAGGCTGATGTCCGCCATATTCTTTCTCATCCAAGAACCATGGTCGGCTCTGACGGGTTGCCGCACGACAAGCATCCACATCCTCGTTTGTGGGGAACCTTCCCTCGCGTGCTTGGCCACTACGCGCGGGATGAGAATCTGTTCAGCTTTGAGGAAGCCGTGTTTCGCATGACTGGTCTCCCGGCGCAGGAGTTCGGGTTTGTCGATCGAGGGCTTCTGATGCCCGGAAATTTTGCGGATATCGTCGTGTTCGATCCGGAAACGGTACTCGACCGCGCAACATTCGAGCACCCACAGCAACCCGCGGCCGGCATCGACCAGGTGTTCGTCAATGGCGTTGTTGTGTGGCAGGACGGGGCCTCAACCGGAGCGCGCCCCGGGTCTGTATTGCGGCCAAAGCCGATTGTCCAGAATCACAGCTCGATCGTTTCCGGGCATGGCGCGAATTGTCCGGGGTGCAATCGGGGCGCACTTGGGTATTCAGATGAAAAATACGCCACCTGA
- a CDS encoding electron transfer flavoprotein subunit alpha/FixB family protein — protein sequence MTNLVIAEHDNASIKAATLNTIAAAQKIGGDIHVLVAGHNAQAAADAAAKIAGVSKVLLADAPQLAAGLAENVESTVLTLVQDPAKNYTHVLTPATAYGKNIAPRIAAKLDVAQISDITAVDSADTFERPIYAGNAIATVQSQDPIKVITVRTTGFDPVAAEGGSATVEKIEAAADTGLSQFVSREVTKLDRPELTAAKIIVSGGRGLGNGENYTKVLEPLADKLNAALGASRAAVDAGFVPNDYQVGQTGKIVAPQLYVAVGISGAIQHLAGMKDSKVIVAINKDEEAPIFSVADYGLVGDLFTVVPDLGATLT from the coding sequence ATGACGAATCTGGTAATTGCTGAACACGACAACGCGTCGATCAAGGCCGCAACGCTGAACACGATTGCAGCGGCGCAGAAGATTGGTGGTGATATTCACGTGCTGGTCGCAGGTCACAACGCACAAGCCGCAGCGGATGCCGCAGCGAAGATCGCAGGCGTTAGCAAAGTGCTGTTGGCCGACGCGCCGCAACTCGCAGCGGGTCTCGCAGAAAACGTCGAATCGACGGTGTTGACGCTTGTGCAAGACCCGGCGAAAAACTACACGCACGTCCTCACGCCGGCGACCGCCTACGGCAAGAATATCGCGCCGCGTATCGCTGCGAAGCTCGACGTCGCGCAGATCAGCGACATCACCGCAGTGGACAGCGCCGATACGTTCGAGCGCCCGATCTATGCCGGTAACGCGATCGCAACGGTTCAGTCTCAAGACCCGATCAAGGTCATCACGGTTCGCACAACCGGTTTCGACCCGGTTGCGGCCGAAGGCGGCAGCGCAACGGTCGAGAAGATCGAAGCCGCAGCCGACACGGGCCTGTCGCAGTTCGTGAGCCGCGAAGTGACGAAGCTGGACCGTCCGGAACTGACCGCGGCGAAGATCATCGTCTCGGGTGGCCGCGGTCTGGGCAACGGCGAGAACTACACCAAGGTTCTGGAGCCGCTGGCGGACAAGCTGAACGCAGCGCTGGGCGCGTCGCGCGCAGCAGTCGATGCCGGCTTCGTGCCGAACGACTACCAGGTGGGCCAGACCGGCAAAATCGTCGCGCCGCAATTGTACGTGGCGGTCGGTATCTCGGGTGCGATCCAGCATCTTGCCGGCATGAAAGACTCGAAGGTGATCGTCGCGATCAATAAAGACGAAGAAGCGCCGATCTTCAGCGTCGCCGATTACGGTCTGGTGGGCGATCTGTTCACAGTCGTGCCGGACCTCGGGGCGACGCTGACTTAA
- a CDS encoding porin has translation MKNHISTTALLFTTISVPVFAQNSVTLYGLIDEGFNYTSNVGGHNVYELKSGYAQGSRWGLRGSEDLGGGLKAVFRLENGFNATNGKLGQGGLEFGRQAYVGVSDSRFGAVTLGRQYDSLVDYLAQTTANGNWAGYLFSHPYDNDNTDNTFRVNNTIKYTSPDFAGLQFGGTYSFSNDTNFANNRQYSFGAQYANGGLLLAAAYLQANNPSSNAGGAINNGGDENFLASRLRVFGAGINYTFGSAALGFAYTNTNVSQPLSSGYVGAITPLAGATLSSLKFDNFEVNAKYQFTPAFFVGGQYVYTRTSFNASSGKRHPNYQSVGLMADYNLSKRTDVYLQGAYQHAGGDRTGTVLDYAYVPGADGVSSTGNQLVVRAAIRHKF, from the coding sequence ATGAAAAATCATATCTCAACAACTGCCTTACTGTTCACGACAATCTCGGTTCCCGTGTTTGCGCAGAATAGTGTCACGCTGTATGGCCTGATTGACGAAGGGTTCAACTACACGAGCAACGTAGGTGGCCACAATGTATACGAGTTGAAGAGTGGCTACGCTCAAGGTAGCCGATGGGGCTTAAGAGGTTCGGAAGATCTTGGCGGTGGCCTGAAGGCTGTATTCCGGCTCGAAAATGGCTTTAACGCCACCAACGGCAAGCTCGGGCAGGGCGGCCTCGAATTCGGTCGGCAAGCTTACGTTGGTGTTTCAGACAGCAGATTCGGTGCTGTTACGCTAGGCCGTCAATATGATTCCCTTGTCGACTATCTCGCACAGACAACGGCCAACGGAAATTGGGCGGGATACCTGTTTTCGCATCCGTACGACAACGACAACACGGACAACACGTTCCGGGTGAACAACACGATCAAGTATACGAGCCCAGATTTTGCCGGGCTGCAGTTCGGCGGCACGTACAGCTTCAGCAACGACACCAACTTCGCGAACAATCGCCAATACAGCTTCGGCGCCCAGTATGCGAATGGTGGCCTGCTGCTGGCGGCAGCTTATCTGCAGGCGAACAATCCGTCGTCGAATGCTGGCGGCGCGATCAATAACGGTGGGGATGAGAATTTCCTTGCGAGCCGGCTGCGGGTATTCGGGGCGGGTATCAACTATACGTTCGGTAGCGCAGCACTCGGCTTCGCATACACGAACACGAACGTCTCTCAGCCGCTTAGCTCGGGCTATGTTGGTGCGATCACCCCGCTCGCAGGCGCGACCCTCTCGTCGCTGAAGTTTGACAACTTCGAAGTCAACGCAAAGTACCAGTTCACGCCGGCATTCTTTGTTGGTGGGCAGTATGTCTACACGCGTACCAGCTTTAATGCCTCAAGCGGAAAGCGTCATCCAAACTACCAGTCCGTCGGATTGATGGCGGACTATAACCTGTCCAAGCGTACCGACGTCTACCTGCAAGGCGCATATCAGCACGCGGGTGGAGACCGGACAGGAACTGTGCTCGATTACGCCTACGTGCCTGGCGCGGACGGCGTGTCCTCCACTGGAAACCAACTCGTCGTGCGCGCAGCAATTCGCCACAAATTCTAA
- a CDS encoding electron transfer flavoprotein subunit beta/FixA family protein codes for MKILVPVKRVVDYNVKVRVKSDGTGVDIANVKMSMNPFDEIAVEEAVRLREAGVATEVIAVSAGVTQAQETLRTALAIGADRAILIESGEDLQPLAVAKLLKALVDKEQPQLVILGKQAIDDDSNQTGQMLAALANLPQATFASKVVVADGKATVSREVDGGAETLSLSLPAVITTDLRLNEPRYVTLPNIMKAKKKPLEVVKPEDLGVDVTPRLKTLKVVEPPKRSAGVKVPDVKTLVEKLKTEAKVL; via the coding sequence TTGAAAATCCTGGTGCCAGTCAAGAGAGTGGTCGATTACAACGTGAAGGTCCGGGTGAAGTCGGACGGCACGGGCGTCGACATCGCGAACGTGAAGATGTCGATGAATCCGTTCGACGAAATCGCGGTTGAAGAAGCTGTTCGTCTGCGTGAAGCGGGCGTGGCGACCGAAGTGATTGCTGTGTCGGCCGGTGTGACGCAGGCGCAGGAGACGCTGCGCACGGCGCTGGCGATTGGCGCGGACCGCGCGATCCTGATCGAGTCGGGCGAAGACCTGCAGCCGCTGGCGGTCGCCAAGCTGCTCAAGGCGCTGGTCGACAAGGAACAGCCGCAACTGGTGATCCTCGGCAAGCAGGCCATCGACGACGATTCGAACCAGACTGGCCAGATGCTGGCTGCGCTGGCTAACCTGCCGCAAGCTACCTTCGCCTCGAAGGTTGTCGTGGCGGACGGCAAGGCGACGGTGTCGCGTGAAGTGGACGGCGGTGCGGAAACGCTGTCACTGAGCCTGCCGGCCGTGATCACCACCGACCTGCGCCTGAACGAGCCGCGCTATGTGACGCTGCCGAACATCATGAAGGCGAAGAAGAAGCCGCTGGAAGTCGTCAAGCCGGAAGACCTGGGTGTCGACGTCACGCCGCGCCTGAAGACGTTGAAGGTTGTCGAGCCGCCGAAGCGCTCCGCCGGTGTGAAGGTGCCGGATGTGAAGACGCTGGTCGAGAAGCTGAAGACCGAAGCCAAGGTGCTGTAA